One genomic window of Desulfurococcus mucosus DSM 2162 includes the following:
- a CDS encoding glycosyltransferase family 2 protein — protein MQQAGSHDAGRPVTPSKVAIVILGYNARKSLGPLLDRAIDSALGQSYGNVKVIFADNGSADDSAEYVSSKYGDKVRVVRLGRNYGFCLGNNLAVRHLSPDIKYILFMNPDAVLEERYVEKLVGIMERDESVGIAQGLQRSLGGSFSSLGGYVDSYGRAVEVDVSGLEGRLSGLDAVFEVAWASGSAMMVRRELFERLGGFSPELFMYHDEIDLCARALSLGYRTVVYPRAVYYHRRGTEGAPKRINWLSWYLANRNKWLTTVRYFPLKHVLRALLLYLPVEVLINVLKSVRKGERARARLQLRIVWHVARNLRREASFRRRWRPGLRGLEGFIMDVPSPLIGVDPRRALRKLLSHAHGAPRPKSGRAKASPGRA, from the coding sequence ATGCAGCAGGCCGGGAGCCACGATGCGGGAAGACCAGTGACTCCATCTAAGGTTGCGATCGTTATTCTCGGCTACAACGCTAGGAAGAGCTTGGGCCCGCTCCTAGATAGAGCCATAGACTCCGCCCTCGGCCAGTCCTACGGGAACGTGAAGGTCATCTTCGCGGATAACGGCTCCGCGGACGACAGCGCGGAGTACGTCTCAAGCAAGTACGGCGACAAGGTTAGGGTCGTTAGGCTGGGCAGGAACTACGGCTTCTGCCTCGGGAACAACCTGGCCGTGAGGCACCTATCGCCCGACATCAAGTACATACTCTTCATGAACCCGGACGCGGTCCTCGAGGAGAGGTACGTCGAGAAGCTGGTCGGCATTATGGAGCGGGACGAGAGCGTAGGGATCGCGCAGGGCCTGCAGAGGTCTCTCGGCGGCTCCTTCTCGAGCCTCGGCGGCTACGTCGACTCGTACGGCAGGGCCGTGGAGGTGGACGTGAGCGGCCTCGAGGGGAGGCTCTCGGGCCTCGACGCGGTCTTCGAGGTGGCCTGGGCCTCCGGCTCCGCCATGATGGTCAGGAGGGAGCTCTTCGAGAGGCTGGGCGGCTTCTCCCCGGAGCTCTTCATGTACCACGACGAGATAGACCTCTGCGCCAGGGCCCTCTCCCTGGGGTACAGGACCGTGGTCTACCCCAGGGCTGTGTACTACCACAGGAGGGGCACCGAGGGGGCACCGAAGAGAATAAACTGGCTCTCCTGGTACCTTGCCAACCGCAACAAGTGGCTCACCACGGTGAGGTACTTCCCGCTCAAGCACGTGCTAAGGGCTCTGCTCCTGTACCTCCCGGTGGAGGTGCTCATCAACGTGCTGAAGTCCGTCAGGAAGGGGGAGAGGGCCAGGGCGAGGCTGCAGCTGAGGATCGTCTGGCATGTGGCGAGGAACCTGAGGAGGGAGGCCTCATTCAGGAGGAGGTGGAGACCAGGGCTTCGCGGCCTGGAGGGCTTCATAATGGACGTCCCCAGCCCCCTTATAGGGGTGGACCCGAGGAGGGCTCTGAGAAAACTTCTCTCTCACGCGCATGGGGCTCCGCGGCCGAAGAGCGGCCGGGCTAAGGCTTCTCCGGGTCGTGCCTAG
- a CDS encoding glycosyltransferase family 2 protein: MKSILVSIVIPVKNERGNVEQLIMSIYGQTYRPIEVVVVDGGSTDGTLEALQELKAKLKGAGFAIKVLKEEDFGSLRSPANARNIGVLNSSGEVIVFFDADFDLSGDPEAIEKIVAGLGEGEHVAITYAPNGHTWVERHLALDDIVYYFRGGRPLHVVCCFRRSVFSRALFDASLGFGEDLEFLARAKTMWRVVGTGVRRCYPHTLGQLMKQQLWYGRTALRYFRKVGAMRWPIDVARSNAVLGIVALDVIVSAASMNVLLTLAVTALLLAFVAHRWLRRDVVVLGGKPRLILERLAWTLLRETYGRLWFDIGLLLGLARSSHRDLGR, translated from the coding sequence ATGAAGAGCATTCTCGTTTCTATTGTGATCCCCGTGAAGAACGAGCGCGGGAACGTAGAGCAGTTGATAATGAGCATCTACGGGCAGACCTACAGGCCGATCGAGGTGGTCGTGGTGGACGGGGGCTCGACGGACGGGACGCTCGAGGCACTTCAGGAGCTGAAGGCGAAGCTCAAGGGTGCGGGCTTCGCGATAAAGGTCCTGAAGGAGGAGGACTTCGGGAGCCTGAGATCGCCGGCGAACGCGAGGAACATAGGCGTACTGAATAGCTCCGGCGAAGTGATCGTCTTCTTCGACGCCGACTTCGATCTAAGCGGCGACCCCGAGGCTATAGAGAAGATCGTCGCTGGGCTGGGCGAGGGAGAGCACGTCGCCATAACCTACGCCCCCAACGGCCACACCTGGGTCGAGAGGCACTTGGCCCTCGACGACATTGTCTACTACTTCCGCGGCGGCAGGCCTCTTCACGTCGTCTGCTGCTTTAGGAGGTCCGTGTTCTCCAGGGCCCTCTTCGACGCCAGCCTGGGCTTTGGGGAGGACCTCGAGTTCCTGGCGCGCGCCAAGACTATGTGGAGGGTCGTCGGGACCGGGGTCAGGAGGTGCTACCCCCACACCCTGGGCCAGCTGATGAAGCAGCAGCTGTGGTACGGCAGGACGGCGCTGAGGTACTTCAGGAAGGTGGGGGCGATGCGCTGGCCGATAGACGTCGCCAGATCCAACGCCGTGCTGGGTATCGTAGCCCTCGATGTCATAGTCTCGGCGGCCTCAATGAACGTGCTACTAACGCTGGCCGTGACGGCGCTACTGCTAGCCTTCGTGGCGCACAGGTGGCTGCGCAGAGACGTAGTGGTGCTGGGCGGGAAGCCAAGGCTGATCTTGGAGAGGCTGGCGTGGACTCTGTTGAGGGAGACCTACGGCAGGCTCTGGTTCGACATAGGGTTGCTGCTGGGGCTGGCGAGGTCCTCACACCGAGACCTAGGCAGGTGA
- a CDS encoding glycosyltransferase, producing MRRALASLRKTRYGNMKILVVDNGSSDGSVEIVRREFPEAEILALPRNLGYARANNLGIAVALRRGARYVVLMNNDVEVVDPWWLRLAVKVMESHKDIGIMGLRFYCQVRDANIVVAQES from the coding sequence CTGAGGAGGGCCCTCGCGAGCCTAAGGAAGACGAGGTACGGCAACATGAAGATCCTCGTCGTGGACAACGGCTCGAGCGACGGATCCGTTGAGATAGTGAGGAGAGAGTTCCCGGAGGCGGAGATCCTGGCGCTCCCGAGGAACCTCGGCTATGCCAGGGCAAACAACCTGGGCATAGCAGTGGCCCTGAGGAGAGGAGCCAGGTACGTGGTACTGATGAACAATGATGTAGAGGTAGTAGACCCCTGGTGGCTAAGGTTAGCGGTGAAAGTGATGGAAAGCCATAAAGACATAGGGATAATGGGCCTTAGGTTTTATTGCCAGGTGCGAGATGCCAACATTGTTGTGGCCCAAGAATCATAG
- a CDS encoding oligosaccharide flippase family protein: MSRRSLVDLAAEASRGGAYLFAGNALSLALSALASILIARLLGPEGYGIYSLVLTVPAIVGPLIGLGIGQAVTRYVAMLGSEGKGCDASMYIRVALIFEASLGLVAMVLVFLCSDLVAMYMLGRPGIGSLVGLVSPLVLTGSIIGICDGVFLAFLKTKYSALVKSLQALVKLALSPLLALSLGVMGALGGNVASYIVATIASLALLASACRTLGSNNKATSVGYVEALRSMISYAYPLYLPTLLGFLIGRVIFVLTAHFVSDYELGNYSVAQNLYSPISMATSAIGSSLFAVFSGLDPGRESREVAEVFRASVKYSTVLMVPAIAMAILFSRDLVVLVYGLDYEAAPLYLALTATGALGVGLGAYVLGGLFAGIGKTQEVFRSWIVNTLVSLPLTLILLPRLGMVGAIVAGLIGGYASTVYLLMRAKIEAGVSIGAKEIARVYVSAAISALATLPVLYVEIHEVLRVILASIIYVASYAIILPLLGALKEDEVSILVNVARRSGPVLLPLTLLLRIEERIIRKLKQIL, from the coding sequence ATGAGCAGGAGAAGCCTCGTAGACCTGGCCGCCGAGGCCTCCAGGGGCGGAGCCTACCTTTTCGCCGGCAACGCCCTCTCCCTGGCGCTGTCCGCTCTGGCCTCCATTCTCATCGCCAGGCTGCTGGGGCCTGAGGGCTATGGGATATACTCTCTCGTCCTTACCGTGCCGGCTATAGTGGGTCCTCTCATAGGCCTCGGCATAGGTCAAGCTGTGACCCGTTATGTGGCTATGCTGGGGTCTGAGGGCAAGGGTTGTGATGCCTCTATGTATATAAGGGTCGCATTGATCTTTGAGGCTTCCCTGGGGCTTGTGGCCATGGTCCTTGTATTTCTCTGCTCAGATCTCGTAGCTATGTACATGCTCGGTAGACCTGGTATAGGCTCTCTTGTTGGATTGGTCTCTCCGCTTGTCTTAACAGGATCCATCATTGGTATCTGTGACGGGGTCTTTTTGGCATTCCTGAAGACAAAGTACAGTGCTCTCGTCAAAAGTCTTCAGGCTCTCGTGAAATTAGCTCTATCGCCTCTTCTAGCACTAAGCCTAGGCGTGATGGGAGCCCTAGGGGGCAATGTGGCTAGCTATATAGTTGCTACCATTGCCTCTCTGGCTCTACTGGCATCAGCTTGCAGGACTCTAGGGAGTAATAATAAGGCTACTAGTGTGGGCTATGTTGAGGCTCTAAGATCCATGATCTCCTATGCCTATCCTCTCTACCTCCCCACTCTCCTGGGCTTCCTAATTGGTAGAGTAATCTTTGTCCTCACAGCGCACTTCGTCAGCGATTATGAGCTTGGCAACTATTCCGTTGCCCAGAACCTCTACTCGCCAATTTCTATGGCGACATCTGCAATAGGATCCTCTCTATTCGCAGTTTTCTCAGGGCTGGATCCTGGAAGAGAGAGCCGAGAAGTGGCAGAGGTATTTAGGGCCTCTGTCAAGTACAGTACTGTGCTCATGGTCCCGGCGATAGCAATGGCAATTCTATTCTCTAGGGACCTAGTGGTCCTCGTCTATGGCCTTGACTACGAAGCAGCTCCCCTTTACTTGGCCCTCACAGCCACAGGAGCTCTGGGAGTCGGTCTGGGGGCATATGTGCTCGGGGGCCTCTTCGCTGGCATTGGGAAGACGCAAGAGGTATTCAGGTCATGGATCGTCAATACCCTGGTCTCCCTGCCGCTCACACTAATACTGCTGCCGAGGCTAGGGATGGTGGGAGCTATAGTGGCAGGTCTCATAGGAGGGTATGCGTCGACCGTATACCTCTTAATGAGAGCTAAGATAGAGGCAGGTGTCTCGATAGGCGCGAAAGAAATAGCGAGAGTGTACGTCTCCGCGGCAATCTCGGCACTAGCTACATTACCGGTGCTTTATGTAGAGATTCATGAGGTTCTCAGAGTGATATTGGCCTCGATCATCTATGTGGCATCCTACGCGATCATATTGCCACTGCTGGGAGCTCTAAAAGAGGACGAAGTCAGCATCTTAGTAAATGTAGCAAGAAGATCAGGCCCAGTGCTGTTACCCCTTACTCTACTGCTAAGAATTGAGGAGAGGATTATCAGAAAGCTTAAACAGATCCTATAG